In a single window of the Pyrococcus sp. NA2 genome:
- a CDS encoding MoxR family ATPase produces MRPEIERIVRAVSSVFVGNDEIIKKVLAAALVNGNVLFEDYPGLGKTLLAKTFARVLGLGYRRIQFTPDLLPSDIIGTKVWRQEKGTFEVVKGPIFTNILLADEINRAPPKTQSALLEAMEERQVTIEGETFKLEEPFFVIATQNPLELEGTYPLPEAQLDRFLVRLKIGYPRSEETEVEILKARLRWEKDDPTVDLMPVISREEFLKMQYKVEHEVKVHDDILKYIVRLVRKIREDERIEAGPSPRGGLALMKLAKANAFIEGRDYVIPDDVKYFAVEALAHRIVLKPEYSLERGIEVEIVKEALSEVPVPKDISY; encoded by the coding sequence ATGAGACCTGAGATTGAAAGAATAGTGAGGGCTGTGAGTAGCGTATTTGTAGGTAATGATGAGATTATAAAGAAGGTCTTGGCGGCAGCTTTAGTAAATGGAAATGTTCTCTTTGAAGACTACCCAGGATTAGGAAAAACCCTGCTTGCAAAGACGTTTGCAAGGGTTCTTGGCCTAGGCTATAGGAGAATTCAATTTACTCCAGATTTGTTACCTTCTGATATAATAGGTACCAAGGTTTGGAGGCAGGAAAAAGGAACCTTCGAGGTGGTTAAGGGCCCTATCTTCACAAATATCTTGCTCGCCGATGAAATCAACAGGGCTCCTCCTAAGACACAATCCGCTCTACTTGAAGCTATGGAGGAAAGGCAGGTGACTATAGAGGGGGAGACGTTTAAACTCGAGGAGCCATTCTTCGTGATAGCAACTCAAAATCCCCTCGAGCTGGAGGGAACTTATCCCCTACCTGAGGCCCAACTGGACAGGTTCCTTGTGAGGTTGAAGATAGGTTATCCCAGGAGCGAGGAGACTGAGGTTGAGATACTTAAGGCCAGGTTGAGGTGGGAAAAAGACGATCCAACTGTCGATCTAATGCCCGTAATTTCCAGGGAAGAATTCCTTAAGATGCAATACAAGGTCGAGCATGAAGTTAAGGTTCATGATGACATCCTTAAGTACATAGTTAGATTGGTGAGGAAGATCAGAGAGGATGAAAGGATCGAGGCTGGACCAAGTCCTAGGGGTGGATTGGCACTCATGAAATTGGCTAAGGCAAACGCTTTCATCGAAGGTAGAGATTACGTAATTCCAGACGATGTAAAGTACTTTGCTGTGGAGGCATTGGCCCATAGAATAGTATTGAAGCCAGAATATTCGCTTGAAAGGGGAATTGAAGTTGAAATAGTAAAGGAAGCCCTATCCGAAGTTCCAGTTCCAAAGGATATATCATATTGA
- a CDS encoding VIT1/CCC1 transporter family protein gives METLIDLASEFYEDEYADSVLYAELAKAERDERIKGEFLRLSRVEAGHAKFWHDFLLKRNVKPKRPRVKRVTILMTKLLRKILGPSMVASLLEMGESNAVQKYSEFLTTYYNEFSQDEIENLKRIILDELEHEKFFSETKSRFHVENLRDFVLGMNDGLVEILGAVTGLSAVYPYSPKLVGISGLIVGVAGALSMAIGALISVRSQRQVSEAIRRRTKVIFQVSPERAVMEIYEKLREGGLPEDLAKEVSQKLSERREAIIKLLVPEEEENEFRAALYTGIAYLFGVAFPVTPYFFASSSLRALPLSVFLAALALSIVATSIAIISGISLKKKVMEMVTTGLGAAFLSYLFGHLMETMFNVSGL, from the coding sequence ATGGAGACTCTCATTGATCTTGCAAGTGAATTCTATGAGGATGAATATGCTGACTCAGTTCTCTATGCTGAATTGGCAAAAGCCGAGAGAGATGAGAGGATCAAGGGGGAATTTTTGAGACTATCCAGGGTTGAGGCTGGTCACGCTAAATTCTGGCATGACTTCTTACTCAAGAGGAACGTCAAGCCAAAAAGGCCAAGGGTTAAGAGGGTTACAATTTTAATGACTAAACTTCTGAGGAAAATACTTGGCCCTTCCATGGTTGCCTCTCTTCTGGAGATGGGAGAGAGCAATGCCGTTCAAAAATATTCCGAGTTTCTAACAACGTATTACAACGAGTTCTCTCAGGATGAGATTGAAAATCTTAAGAGGATAATCCTAGATGAGCTGGAACATGAGAAGTTCTTCTCTGAAACCAAAAGCAGGTTCCACGTTGAAAACTTGAGGGATTTCGTTCTGGGCATGAATGATGGTCTGGTCGAGATACTTGGAGCAGTCACTGGACTTTCGGCGGTTTATCCCTACTCTCCAAAGCTCGTTGGGATAAGTGGCTTAATCGTTGGCGTTGCGGGTGCACTTTCAATGGCAATTGGAGCGTTAATCTCAGTTAGGTCTCAGAGGCAGGTTAGCGAGGCAATAAGGAGGAGAACGAAGGTTATATTTCAGGTATCTCCAGAGAGGGCTGTGATGGAGATATATGAGAAGCTGAGAGAAGGAGGTCTCCCGGAGGATTTGGCTAAGGAAGTTAGTCAGAAGCTTAGTGAGAGGAGGGAGGCAATAATAAAGCTTCTTGTCCCTGAAGAAGAGGAGAACGAATTCAGGGCAGCCCTCTATACGGGAATTGCTTATCTCTTTGGGGTTGCTTTTCCAGTGACTCCCTATTTCTTTGCATCCTCATCTTTAAGGGCACTTCCACTCTCAGTCTTCCTTGCGGCGTTAGCCCTTAGCATAGTTGCCACCTCAATAGCAATAATCTCGGGCATATCACTTAAAAAGAAGGTTATGGAGATGGTAACAACTGGCCTTGGGGCGGCCTTCTTGAGCTACCTCTTTGGCCACTTAATGGAGACAATGTTCAACGTGTCGGGGTTATGA
- a CDS encoding transglutaminase-like domain-containing protein yields MRKITSTLILALVGFLLISSSYQQTISFRPLPKVVESGNELDVSRNIYYTYLKSNVPIMRVTQKVGIVEYLRQNVYVTYENGVWRAKRVNVGNISVEEPSLPHKVLRDLVKVELNPPLIKGNLFTALHTVSLSIPSDYYPEYELFKPKEYPVASYSFEVVKYVIPEDILRKLPTDDSLKDYLQVPKLSRRVYELAFNITRNAKTPYEKALAIKEFLVNNYIYDENPIPPVPGIDPVEWFLFYTKRGVCLDFNTAFVILARIVGIPARLVTGYRIEKMPGTQVVRTRQAHAWAEIYLKGAGWITVDATGYRREERPREVANLRANITVLPNGSVIVTFSRNVNGSVEVSTYSTKLSLNVSGKSLILPLNITGPDKITVRVGNLIFEKIITGPPKAIVTPSEITIAKGENGSVKIITFQNKISIDSPLPYELVRDSNGFKLILKGEKVGRYKIGVEVGGEPHVVLLNVGLKTRVKIVRWPNLVWEDKEFYVEGTLMTEDGRPVPRGVIIIEARKNKDGNGVVIGKGEVREGRFRIKCKIGEVGDYHIVAIYQGHFPFLPSTSDPKIRVISSSKIIAETFNVTSVGVISIRGALLKENDEPIPGESVKIQLDGRDMGFLRTGSGGTFLGVIKISTPGWHTIKITYPGNEFLEPSSLEWHFLALKLLLKYDDIVEGGEPIKITGEVQGIRNGIIMIKSELGSLSVKVRDGKFQAKIPTRSDTEGVYKITFLYEDTVIREISVIVRPKIDVMVQGKLLLANKSDLVKIKVLYGDKPLQNATVYLRIGNVSMLNITDERGIAKFNVLLERPGRYHAEALIIMGNGFVSYPFSVRVIRFPLYIYAVISILLLSLLYIASRFILPRLNIRVELNRFPPVYVEGEEILIRLSMKGTLLINNRPVGYGKVFKLKLTPGIYRVSARKWFIKGEEKIITVVETLEEAIIRAFNERFGDEPAKTPREIAGKSIVTEIFERVRYGLSRISKDEFVTFWRGLNER; encoded by the coding sequence ATGAGGAAGATAACTTCAACGTTGATCCTAGCACTCGTTGGTTTCCTCTTGATCTCCTCATCTTATCAGCAGACGATTTCCTTTCGACCTCTTCCAAAGGTAGTTGAGAGTGGCAATGAGCTTGATGTAAGTAGGAACATCTACTACACGTACCTAAAGAGCAACGTCCCCATAATGAGGGTGACTCAAAAGGTTGGCATCGTCGAGTATCTAAGACAGAATGTTTACGTTACCTATGAAAATGGAGTGTGGAGAGCGAAAAGGGTTAATGTTGGTAACATCTCAGTTGAGGAACCTTCCTTACCTCACAAGGTTCTAAGGGATCTGGTCAAGGTAGAGCTAAATCCACCGTTGATCAAGGGAAATCTTTTCACTGCCCTTCATACGGTTTCCCTCTCAATACCTTCAGATTATTACCCAGAGTATGAGCTGTTTAAGCCAAAGGAATACCCAGTTGCATCCTATAGCTTTGAAGTGGTGAAATACGTAATTCCCGAGGACATTCTCAGAAAGCTTCCAACTGATGATTCGCTTAAGGATTATCTCCAGGTTCCCAAGCTCAGCAGGAGAGTCTATGAGTTAGCCTTTAACATAACGAGGAACGCCAAGACTCCATACGAGAAGGCCCTTGCAATAAAGGAATTTTTGGTCAATAACTACATATACGATGAAAATCCTATACCACCAGTTCCCGGGATAGATCCCGTGGAGTGGTTCCTATTCTACACTAAGAGGGGAGTTTGCTTGGACTTTAACACGGCCTTTGTTATCTTGGCGAGGATAGTCGGCATACCCGCAAGACTTGTAACTGGATATAGGATCGAGAAAATGCCAGGAACCCAGGTGGTTAGGACAAGGCAGGCACATGCATGGGCAGAGATATATCTCAAGGGGGCAGGTTGGATAACTGTTGATGCGACTGGTTATAGAAGGGAAGAGAGGCCAAGAGAAGTTGCAAACTTGAGGGCGAACATAACCGTCCTTCCGAATGGATCCGTGATCGTCACATTCTCCAGGAACGTAAATGGAAGCGTAGAGGTGTCCACATACTCAACTAAGTTGTCCCTGAACGTGAGTGGGAAGTCCTTGATTCTCCCGCTGAATATAACTGGTCCTGACAAAATAACGGTCAGAGTTGGAAATCTGATATTTGAAAAGATAATCACTGGCCCTCCAAAGGCGATAGTAACTCCGAGTGAAATTACAATAGCTAAGGGAGAAAATGGAAGCGTTAAGATAATTACATTCCAAAATAAAATATCCATTGACTCTCCCCTTCCCTATGAACTTGTAAGGGACTCAAATGGATTCAAATTAATTTTGAAAGGGGAGAAAGTTGGGAGGTATAAAATTGGAGTTGAAGTTGGTGGTGAACCTCACGTTGTACTCCTCAACGTTGGTTTGAAGACAAGGGTAAAGATTGTGAGATGGCCAAATCTAGTCTGGGAGGATAAGGAATTTTACGTCGAAGGCACTTTGATGACTGAGGATGGAAGACCAGTTCCCAGGGGTGTAATAATCATAGAAGCAAGGAAGAATAAGGATGGGAATGGAGTTGTAATAGGAAAAGGAGAGGTTAGGGAAGGGAGATTTAGGATCAAATGCAAGATAGGGGAGGTAGGAGATTACCACATAGTGGCAATTTATCAAGGCCACTTTCCGTTCCTCCCCTCGACGAGTGATCCAAAGATTAGGGTCATCTCCTCCTCTAAGATAATAGCCGAAACTTTCAACGTCACATCTGTGGGAGTGATAAGTATTAGGGGAGCCTTATTGAAGGAAAACGATGAGCCAATTCCTGGAGAAAGCGTTAAAATACAACTTGATGGTAGGGATATGGGTTTCTTAAGGACTGGAAGTGGAGGAACATTTCTAGGAGTTATAAAAATATCCACACCGGGTTGGCATACCATCAAAATTACGTATCCTGGCAATGAGTTTTTGGAGCCCTCTTCGCTTGAATGGCACTTTCTTGCCCTTAAATTGCTCCTCAAGTATGATGACATCGTGGAGGGAGGAGAGCCGATTAAGATTACGGGTGAGGTTCAGGGGATCAGGAATGGCATTATCATGATCAAGAGTGAGCTTGGGAGTTTAAGTGTTAAGGTGAGAGACGGAAAGTTCCAAGCTAAGATTCCAACTAGAAGTGATACCGAGGGCGTCTATAAGATAACATTCCTATATGAGGATACAGTTATTAGGGAAATTTCCGTGATTGTCAGGCCAAAGATAGACGTAATGGTTCAGGGTAAGCTTCTCCTTGCAAATAAAAGTGATCTAGTTAAAATTAAGGTGTTATATGGGGATAAACCCCTGCAGAACGCCACCGTTTATCTTAGAATAGGCAATGTGAGTATGCTGAACATAACCGACGAGAGGGGGATTGCAAAATTTAATGTTCTTCTCGAAAGACCGGGAAGATACCATGCAGAGGCCCTAATAATAATGGGAAATGGGTTTGTGTCGTATCCCTTCTCTGTTAGGGTAATTAGGTTTCCCCTTTACATATATGCGGTCATATCCATTCTGCTCTTATCCCTCTTGTACATTGCATCAAGGTTCATTCTTCCGAGGCTTAATATAAGAGTTGAGCTGAATAGGTTCCCCCCGGTCTACGTGGAGGGAGAGGAAATTTTGATTAGGCTTAGCATGAAGGGAACGCTCCTAATTAATAATAGGCCAGTTGGATACGGGAAGGTCTTCAAACTTAAACTAACCCCAGGAATCTACAGGGTCTCAGCTAGGAAGTGGTTTATAAAAGGAGAGGAGAAAATAATTACGGTTGTTGAAACGCTCGAAGAGGCAATCATAAGAGCATTTAACGAGAGATTTGGGGATGAGCCTGCTAAAACTCCGAGAGAGATCGCTGGAAAAAGCATAGTTACGGAGATCTTTGAGAGGGTCAGATATGGCCTAAGTAGGATATCGAAAGATGAATTCGTCACATTTTGGAGGGGGTTGAATGAGAGATAA
- a CDS encoding DUF58 domain-containing protein, whose protein sequence is MKGANLLVTIFLWFILMALVFGTPAKLALFPLLVLIFGIAIDTPHGFSVERFVEKERVVIGEKIKVTVRVKVRGGMGVVVVRENVPSSLALVSGKNFLAFFTYPGRRAIEFSYVVLPLKRGEFEIPRTEIFSFHFLRIHPMRWGVYGDPVKITVYPKLHAMGKVRQLRAFRRGYRATSPSLVGVRSVEFKEIRDYVPGDPFKTINWKATARTGRLLVNEYEREGRSSTMIFIDARMESVGSQTKNPLEYAIALAYSLSNYLLEKGENVGLYVVGQGKIVTPSSSLAHRETILKALVGATCLYEESLEEAFNKARRILRTYKPRILVITNVTPRIVDEVREVKRAWNVMLIDVSIYCELSEDACSLIKLRKLSLYRELGVKIIPWDTNKESVERVMIKVLGAM, encoded by the coding sequence ATGAAGGGGGCGAATCTCCTCGTAACTATATTCCTCTGGTTCATCCTGATGGCACTCGTGTTTGGAACCCCAGCTAAGTTGGCACTATTTCCACTCCTGGTTCTAATTTTTGGAATTGCAATTGATACTCCCCATGGTTTCTCTGTGGAAAGGTTCGTTGAAAAGGAGAGGGTTGTGATTGGAGAAAAGATAAAGGTTACCGTTAGGGTTAAGGTAAGGGGTGGGATGGGAGTAGTTGTGGTGAGGGAAAATGTACCCAGTTCCTTGGCTTTGGTCTCGGGAAAGAACTTTCTTGCGTTCTTCACTTATCCAGGAAGGAGGGCAATTGAGTTTTCCTATGTAGTACTGCCCTTGAAGAGGGGGGAGTTTGAAATTCCTAGAACGGAAATATTCTCCTTCCACTTTTTGAGGATTCATCCAATGAGGTGGGGCGTTTATGGAGATCCCGTTAAAATAACCGTGTATCCAAAGCTTCATGCCATGGGTAAGGTCAGACAATTGAGAGCATTTAGAAGGGGATACAGGGCAACATCCCCATCCCTTGTAGGAGTTAGGAGCGTTGAATTTAAGGAGATTAGAGATTACGTCCCTGGAGATCCTTTCAAGACGATAAACTGGAAGGCCACAGCGAGGACTGGAAGGTTACTCGTTAATGAGTACGAAAGGGAGGGTAGGAGTTCAACGATGATATTCATAGATGCGAGAATGGAAAGCGTTGGCTCTCAAACTAAGAATCCGCTTGAGTACGCGATAGCTCTCGCTTACTCCCTTTCAAATTATCTGCTTGAAAAAGGAGAGAACGTTGGTCTATACGTGGTGGGTCAAGGGAAGATCGTTACCCCTTCCTCTTCCCTAGCCCATAGGGAAACAATACTTAAGGCATTGGTTGGAGCAACTTGCCTGTATGAAGAGAGCCTTGAAGAGGCGTTCAACAAGGCTCGTAGGATCCTGAGGACTTACAAACCGAGGATACTCGTAATAACAAATGTCACCCCACGTATAGTTGATGAGGTCAGAGAAGTTAAGAGAGCCTGGAATGTAATGTTGATTGACGTTTCAATTTACTGTGAACTTTCAGAAGACGCATGCTCTTTAATTAAGTTGAGAAAGCTTTCGCTGTATAGGGAGCTTGGAGTTAAGATCATTCCCTGGGACACAAATAAGGAGAGCGTTGAGAGGGTCATGATAAAGGTTCTGGGGGCGATGTAA